One window of the Choristoneura fumiferana chromosome 18, NRCan_CFum_1, whole genome shotgun sequence genome contains the following:
- the LOC141437986 gene encoding uncharacterized protein produces MPSDCRDCLGIRFRISTLHQTWKWLHQTIALHEYLISLSASAADAPCVKY; encoded by the coding sequence ATGCCAAGTGACTGTCGTGATTGTCTGGGAATTCGTTTTCGAATTAGCACCCTGCACCAGACTTGGAAGTGGCTGCACCAGACCATCGCCCTCCACGAGTACCTCATCTCCCTCTCAGCGTCTGCTGCTGATGCTCCCTGCGTCAAGTACTAA
- the Lipt1 gene encoding lipoyltransferase 1 isoform X1, with product MAQTMMKKIASSACVVIGITRRTSSRSLVTGSKALTAKKEQELPAEREVTKSVFMSQSTDIYTNLALEDWMYRNMDFSKHHVMMVWRNEPCVVIGRHQNPWLESNVPLLTEKDIALARRNSGGGTVYHDRGNLNVTFFTPRERYDRKYNLELIKRALFRGFGVKAVINERQDIIVRDKYKVSGTAAKLGRLSAYHHCTLLVDANKTDLSKALAKREHGIQTNATASTPSPVANLTEVNNRVTVDALQTALGYEYMRTPAVTLQDGGQDMISKQRGFQFVNPSEDWFPGLSEIRNELQSWDWCYGRTPVFTVSRSFPVPEELLAPSKLYSATQELSINMKVEKGLISDVTLNIAPGLIESGFHGEASVITHLIGKRFTSEALAALQDAMLTRRDSGERKLDDREQFVAKCFDQVVNTV from the exons ATGGCCCAAACAATGATGAAGAAAATTGCTAGCAGTGCATGTGTGGTGATTGGCATCACACGGAGGACCAGCTCCCGCAGCCTGGTGACAGGCAGTAAGGCTCTGACTGCCAAGAAGGAGCAGGAGCTGCCTGCTGAGAGGGAGGTCACAAAGTCGGTGTTTATGTCGCAGTCCACTGATATCTATACCAACTTGGCCCTTGAAGACTGGATGTATCGCAACATGGACTTTTCTAAGCACCATGTGATGATGGTATGGCGCAACGAGCCCTGTGTGGTTATTGGGAGACATCAAAACCCATGGCTGGAGTCTAATGTGCCCCTCTTGACCGAGAAGGACATCGCGCTCGCACGTCGCAACAGCGGCGGTGGCACTGTCTACCACGACCGAGGCAACCTCAATGTCACATTCTTTACTCCTCGTGAGAGATATGACAGAAAGTACAACCTGGAGCTCATCAAGAGAGCACTCTTCAGAGGGTTTGGAGTCAAAGCCGTCATCAACGAGCGCCAAGACATCATTGTCAGAGATAAATACAAA GTTTCCGGAACAGCTGCAAAACTGGGCCGCTTGTCTGCCTACCATCACTGCACCCTGCTTGTCGATGCCAACAAGACTGATCTCAGCAAGGCCCTAGCCAAACGCGAG CATGGCATACAGACGAACGCGACGGCCTCCACCCCGTCCCCCGTGGCGAACCTGACGGAAGTCAACAATCGGGTGACGGTGGACGCGCTCCAGACTGCCCTTGGGTACGAGTATATGCGCACCCCGGCTGTGACCCTGCAAGATGGCGGCCAGGATATGATCTCGAAGCAACGCGGCTTCCAATTTGTTAACCCCTCGGAGGACTGGTTCCCAG GTTTGTCGGAGATAAGGAACGAGCTGCAAAGCTGGGACTGGTGCTACGGACGGACCCCGGTGTTCACCGTGAGCCGCTCCTTCCCGGTGCCCGAGGAGCTGCTGGCTCCCTCGAAGTTGTACTCTGCGACACAGGAGCTCTCCATCAATATGAAAGTAGAAAAAGGACTTATCAGCGATGTGACACTCAACATCGCGCCAGGACTCATAGAGTCCGGGTTCCACGGTGAGGCGTCCGTCATCACGCACCTCATCGGCAAGCGGTTCACGTCCGAGGCTCTCGCGGCCCTTCAGGACGCCATGCTCACCAGGCGGGACAGCGGCGAGAGGAAACTTGACGACAGGGAACAGTTTGTCGCCAAATGTTTCGATCAAGTCGTCAACACCGTCTAA
- the Lipt1 gene encoding lipoyltransferase 1 isoform X2: MAQTMMKKIASSACVVIGITRRTSSRSLVTGSKALTAKKEQELPAEREVTKSVFMSQSTDIYTNLALEDWMYRNMDFSKHHVMMVWRNEPCVVIGRHQNPWLESNVPLLTEKDIALARRNSGGGTVYHDRGNLNVTFFTPRERYDRKYNLELIKRALFRGFGVKAVINERQDIIVRDKYKVSGTAAKLGRLSAYHHCTLLVDANKTDLSKALAKRETNATASTPSPVANLTEVNNRVTVDALQTALGYEYMRTPAVTLQDGGQDMISKQRGFQFVNPSEDWFPGLSEIRNELQSWDWCYGRTPVFTVSRSFPVPEELLAPSKLYSATQELSINMKVEKGLISDVTLNIAPGLIESGFHGEASVITHLIGKRFTSEALAALQDAMLTRRDSGERKLDDREQFVAKCFDQVVNTV; the protein is encoded by the exons ATGGCCCAAACAATGATGAAGAAAATTGCTAGCAGTGCATGTGTGGTGATTGGCATCACACGGAGGACCAGCTCCCGCAGCCTGGTGACAGGCAGTAAGGCTCTGACTGCCAAGAAGGAGCAGGAGCTGCCTGCTGAGAGGGAGGTCACAAAGTCGGTGTTTATGTCGCAGTCCACTGATATCTATACCAACTTGGCCCTTGAAGACTGGATGTATCGCAACATGGACTTTTCTAAGCACCATGTGATGATGGTATGGCGCAACGAGCCCTGTGTGGTTATTGGGAGACATCAAAACCCATGGCTGGAGTCTAATGTGCCCCTCTTGACCGAGAAGGACATCGCGCTCGCACGTCGCAACAGCGGCGGTGGCACTGTCTACCACGACCGAGGCAACCTCAATGTCACATTCTTTACTCCTCGTGAGAGATATGACAGAAAGTACAACCTGGAGCTCATCAAGAGAGCACTCTTCAGAGGGTTTGGAGTCAAAGCCGTCATCAACGAGCGCCAAGACATCATTGTCAGAGATAAATACAAA GTTTCCGGAACAGCTGCAAAACTGGGCCGCTTGTCTGCCTACCATCACTGCACCCTGCTTGTCGATGCCAACAAGACTGATCTCAGCAAGGCCCTAGCCAAACGCGAG ACGAACGCGACGGCCTCCACCCCGTCCCCCGTGGCGAACCTGACGGAAGTCAACAATCGGGTGACGGTGGACGCGCTCCAGACTGCCCTTGGGTACGAGTATATGCGCACCCCGGCTGTGACCCTGCAAGATGGCGGCCAGGATATGATCTCGAAGCAACGCGGCTTCCAATTTGTTAACCCCTCGGAGGACTGGTTCCCAG GTTTGTCGGAGATAAGGAACGAGCTGCAAAGCTGGGACTGGTGCTACGGACGGACCCCGGTGTTCACCGTGAGCCGCTCCTTCCCGGTGCCCGAGGAGCTGCTGGCTCCCTCGAAGTTGTACTCTGCGACACAGGAGCTCTCCATCAATATGAAAGTAGAAAAAGGACTTATCAGCGATGTGACACTCAACATCGCGCCAGGACTCATAGAGTCCGGGTTCCACGGTGAGGCGTCCGTCATCACGCACCTCATCGGCAAGCGGTTCACGTCCGAGGCTCTCGCGGCCCTTCAGGACGCCATGCTCACCAGGCGGGACAGCGGCGAGAGGAAACTTGACGACAGGGAACAGTTTGTCGCCAAATGTTTCGATCAAGTCGTCAACACCGTCTAA